From a region of the Tateyamaria omphalii genome:
- the bchE gene encoding magnesium-protoporphyrin IX monomethyl ester anaerobic oxidative cyclase: MRILFVHPNYRSGGAEIAGTWPPAWVAYLTGHLRQAGFDDIHFIDAMTDELTDADLAQRMEAIKPDVVGVTAITPSIYRAEDVLKIAQDVVPDAVRAMGGVHATFMYKQVLSEAPWIDVIVRGEGEEICTELMLAIEDGRFPADRHKIRGLAFADGDKIVATQAASTVKDLSKIKPDWSVLDWAKYIYIPLNTRVAIPNLARGCPFTCSFCSQWKFWRDYRVRDPKDVVDEIEDLVDNHGVGFFILADEEPTINKKKFVAFCQELIDRGLPRRVKWGINTRVTDIYRDKDLLKFYRKAGLVHVSLGTEAAAQMKLDVFNKETKVDENKTAIRLLREADILVEAQFIVGLDNETPETLEETYKMAWDWQPDLANWSMYTPWPFTPLFQELKDQVEIYDFSKYNFVTPIMKPAAMERGELLDGVMNNYRRFYSRKALFHYPWRGTGFRRRYLLGCLYAFLKAGFQRTFYDLGKAGYWGPQTKKTVDFHFDETRQVAEAQLEDWEASADRAARAKERREAVKAQTIARKREADQVKACGGGDQQMEDV; the protein is encoded by the coding sequence ATGCGCATTCTGTTTGTACATCCGAACTACCGATCCGGCGGGGCCGAGATTGCGGGAACCTGGCCACCGGCCTGGGTCGCCTACCTGACGGGGCACCTGCGGCAGGCGGGCTTTGACGACATCCACTTCATCGACGCGATGACGGATGAATTGACGGATGCCGATCTGGCGCAGCGGATGGAGGCCATCAAGCCCGACGTGGTTGGCGTCACGGCAATCACGCCGTCGATCTACCGCGCCGAAGATGTTCTGAAAATCGCGCAGGACGTGGTGCCGGATGCGGTGCGTGCCATGGGCGGGGTCCACGCCACATTCATGTACAAGCAGGTCCTGTCCGAAGCGCCGTGGATCGACGTGATCGTGCGGGGCGAGGGCGAGGAGATCTGTACCGAACTGATGCTGGCCATCGAAGACGGCCGCTTTCCCGCGGACCGTCACAAGATCCGCGGCCTGGCCTTTGCCGATGGGGACAAGATTGTCGCCACGCAAGCCGCCAGCACGGTCAAGGACCTGAGCAAGATCAAGCCCGACTGGTCCGTTCTGGACTGGGCGAAATACATCTACATCCCGCTGAACACGCGCGTTGCCATCCCGAACCTCGCGCGCGGCTGCCCGTTCACCTGTTCGTTCTGCAGCCAGTGGAAGTTCTGGCGCGACTACCGCGTGCGCGATCCCAAGGATGTGGTGGATGAGATCGAAGACCTTGTGGACAATCATGGCGTTGGGTTCTTTATCCTCGCCGACGAGGAGCCGACGATCAACAAGAAGAAATTCGTGGCCTTCTGTCAGGAATTGATCGACCGGGGCCTGCCCAGGCGCGTGAAATGGGGCATCAATACCCGCGTGACGGACATCTACCGCGACAAGGATCTGCTGAAGTTTTACCGCAAGGCGGGCCTTGTCCATGTGTCGCTGGGGACCGAAGCGGCAGCCCAGATGAAGCTGGACGTATTCAACAAGGAAACCAAGGTCGACGAGAACAAGACGGCCATCCGGCTTTTGCGCGAAGCGGATATTCTGGTGGAGGCGCAATTCATCGTCGGCCTTGATAACGAGACACCCGAGACGCTGGAGGAAACCTACAAGATGGCGTGGGACTGGCAGCCCGATCTGGCGAACTGGTCGATGTACACGCCGTGGCCGTTCACGCCGCTGTTTCAGGAATTGAAGGACCAGGTCGAGATTTACGACTTTTCCAAATACAACTTCGTCACCCCCATCATGAAACCCGCCGCGATGGAGCGGGGCGAATTGCTGGACGGGGTGATGAACAATTATCGCCGGTTCTATAGCCGCAAGGCGCTGTTTCATTATCCTTGGCGCGGCACGGGGTTCCGGCGGCGGTATCTGCTGGGCTGCCTTTACGCGTTCCTGAAGGCCGGGTTCCAGAGGACGTTCTATGATCTGGGCAAGGCGGGCTATTGGGGGCCGCAGACCAAGAAGACCGTCGATTTCCATTTTGACGAGACGCGGCAGGTGGCCGAGGCGCAGCTGGAGGATTGGGAGGCGAGCGCCGACCGCGCGGCGCGTGCCAAGGAGCGGCGCGAGGCGGTGAAGGCGCAGACCATTGCGCGCAAGCGGGAGGCCGATCAGGTCAAAGCCTGTGGCGGCGGCGATCAGCAGATGGAGGATGTCTGA
- the bluB gene encoding 5,6-dimethylbenzimidazole synthase produces MDTFPDEFRDQLLNLMAWRRDVRRFRTDPVPEAVLMRCLDTFRLAPSVGLSEPWRILRVQSDAARSAALENYKTANAAALAGYDGADAASYSQLKLSGMAEAPEHLAIFCDDSTSQGRGLGAATMPEMRRYSVVGAITLMWLAARAEGLGMGWVSILDPARLRRDLDAPETWCLVAYMCVGWPEAQADTPELERTGWEHRHDLIIDTR; encoded by the coding sequence GTGGACACATTCCCGGATGAGTTTCGCGACCAGCTTTTGAACCTGATGGCGTGGCGGCGCGATGTGCGCCGCTTTCGCACCGACCCCGTGCCCGAGGCAGTGCTCATGCGCTGCCTCGACACATTTCGGCTGGCCCCCTCCGTGGGCCTGTCCGAACCCTGGCGCATCCTCCGCGTCCAAAGCGATGCGGCCCGCAGCGCAGCGCTCGAAAACTACAAGACCGCCAACGCCGCAGCCCTCGCAGGCTATGACGGCGCGGACGCCGCCAGCTACAGCCAACTCAAACTCTCCGGCATGGCCGAAGCCCCTGAACACCTTGCGATTTTCTGCGATGACAGCACGTCCCAAGGGCGCGGCCTCGGTGCCGCCACCATGCCCGAAATGCGCCGCTACTCGGTCGTGGGCGCCATCACCCTGATGTGGCTCGCCGCCCGCGCCGAAGGCCTCGGCATGGGCTGGGTCTCCATCCTCGACCCCGCCCGGCTGCGCCGCGACCTCGACGCACCCGAAACCTGGTGCCTCGTCGCCTACATGTGCGTCGGCTGGCCCGAAGCACAGGCCGACACCCCGGAACTGGAACGTACCGGCTGGGAACACCGCCACGACCTGATCATCGACACGCGGTAA
- a CDS encoding chorismate mutase: MTDTVTTRAAEVLADHRASIDRLDAILVYTLGERFKHTQAVGKLKATHDLPPSDPTREAAQIARLEDLANRADLDPEFAKKFLNFIIAEVIQHHQKHQS, translated from the coding sequence ATGACCGATACCGTCACCACCCGCGCCGCCGAGGTACTGGCCGACCACCGCGCCAGCATCGACCGGCTCGATGCGATCCTCGTCTACACCCTGGGCGAGCGGTTCAAGCACACGCAGGCCGTGGGGAAACTCAAGGCCACACACGACCTTCCGCCCTCCGATCCCACGCGCGAAGCCGCGCAGATCGCACGGCTCGAAGATTTGGCAAACCGGGCCGACCTGGACCCCGAATTTGCCAAGAAGTTCCTGAACTTCATCATCGCTGAGGTTATTCAGCACCATCAGAAACACCAATCGTAA
- the trmD gene encoding tRNA (guanosine(37)-N1)-methyltransferase TrmD, translating into MAQPPEAQPPKSHGRKAIRPTLKPSSLMDEAPDLVGVWQARIITLFPDTFPGVLGASLTGKALQDGTWQLHTHDLRTHGIGKHRNVDDTPAGGGAGMVLRADVVDAALRDAQTHARGRWPILYLSPRGQRFDQAMARDLARCDGVTMLCGRFEGVDQRVLDHWNITEVSLGDFVMTGGEIAAQAMLDATVRLLPGVLGNAESAVDESHSNGLLEHPHYTRPATWEGRDIPPVLTSGDHGKVAEWRQDQSENLTRSRRPDLWAKHRGKTDGTA; encoded by the coding sequence ATGGCGCAGCCCCCCGAAGCCCAGCCCCCCAAATCTCATGGGCGCAAAGCGATCCGCCCCACGCTCAAACCGTCCTCGCTGATGGACGAAGCGCCGGATCTGGTGGGCGTCTGGCAGGCCCGCATCATCACCCTCTTCCCCGACACGTTCCCCGGCGTGCTCGGCGCCTCGCTCACCGGCAAGGCGCTGCAGGACGGCACGTGGCAGCTGCACACCCACGACCTGCGAACGCATGGGATCGGTAAACACCGCAACGTCGATGACACGCCTGCAGGCGGCGGCGCGGGCATGGTGCTGCGCGCAGACGTGGTTGATGCCGCCCTGAGAGACGCCCAAACCCATGCCCGCGGTCGCTGGCCCATCCTGTATCTGTCCCCGCGGGGGCAACGCTTTGACCAGGCCATGGCCCGCGACCTCGCGCGCTGCGACGGGGTCACCATGCTCTGCGGCCGGTTCGAAGGGGTGGACCAGCGCGTGCTCGACCACTGGAACATCACCGAAGTCAGCTTGGGCGACTTCGTGATGACGGGGGGCGAAATCGCAGCCCAGGCCATGCTGGATGCCACCGTCCGCCTGCTCCCCGGCGTCCTGGGCAATGCAGAGAGTGCCGTCGACGAAAGCCACTCAAACGGCCTTCTGGAACACCCGCACTACACCCGTCCCGCCACCTGGGAAGGGCGGGATATTCCCCCGGTGCTGACATCAGGCGACCACGGCAAGGTCGCGGAATGGCGGCAAGACCAATCCGAAAACCTCACACGATCGCGCCGGCCCGACCTCTGGGCCAAACACCGCGGCAAAACCGACGGAACGGCTTGA
- a CDS encoding GNAT family N-acetyltransferase: MSHAAIPVIETQRLVLRGPEPEDYPNFKATFASYRSRFMGGPLNAYEAWMLYAAEIGHWDIRGFGMWMIHDKDTDDTYGMAGGWQPAGWPEREIAWIIWPDKSGKGYALEATHAVRAHYYAQGWDGAVSYLDPMNLDSIRLAERLGAVKDKEAPTIDGSDAVYRHPSPAALDGSQLAHGIEMEIGHYADPMFKPKGWALD, from the coding sequence ATGTCCCACGCCGCCATCCCCGTCATCGAAACCCAGCGCCTCGTCCTGCGCGGGCCGGAACCCGAGGACTATCCGAACTTCAAGGCGACCTTCGCCTCCTACCGCTCCCGTTTCATGGGCGGCCCGCTGAACGCCTACGAGGCATGGATGCTCTACGCCGCAGAAATCGGGCATTGGGACATCCGCGGCTTCGGCATGTGGATGATCCACGACAAGGACACGGACGACACCTACGGCATGGCCGGCGGCTGGCAGCCCGCAGGCTGGCCCGAACGCGAAATCGCCTGGATCATCTGGCCCGACAAGTCCGGCAAGGGCTACGCGCTCGAAGCGACCCATGCCGTGCGCGCGCACTACTACGCCCAGGGGTGGGACGGCGCCGTCAGCTACCTTGACCCCATGAACCTCGACAGCATCCGGCTGGCCGAGCGTCTGGGCGCGGTCAAGGACAAGGAAGCGCCGACAATCGACGGCTCCGATGCGGTCTACCGGCACCCCTCGCCCGCTGCACTCGATGGCAGCCAACTCGCGCACGGGATCGAGATGGAAATCGGCCACTACGCCGACCCGATGTTCAAACCGAAAGGATGGGCGCTTGATTGA
- the rpsP gene encoding 30S ribosomal protein S16, translating to MAMKIRLARGGSKKRPFYRIVAADSRMPRDGRYIEKLGTYNPLLPKDSEERVKMNMERIQYWLGEGAQPTDRIARMLEAAGVMDKKERNNPNKGEPGKKAQERAEEKAAKAAAAAEAPAEESAE from the coding sequence ATGGCTATGAAAATTCGTCTCGCCCGCGGCGGCTCGAAAAAGCGTCCCTTCTACCGCATCGTGGCAGCCGACAGCCGCATGCCGCGCGATGGCCGCTACATCGAAAAACTGGGCACCTATAACCCGCTCCTGCCCAAGGACAGCGAAGAGCGCGTGAAGATGAACATGGAACGCATCCAATACTGGCTGGGCGAGGGCGCACAGCCCACCGACCGGATCGCCCGCATGCTCGAAGCCGCAGGCGTCATGGACAAGAAAGAGCGCAACAACCCCAACAAGGGTGAGCCCGGCAAGAAAGCCCAGGAACGCGCCGAAGAAAAAGCCGCCAAAGCAGCCGCCGCTGCCGAAGCACCCGCAGAAGAATCTGCAGAATAA
- the rpmE gene encoding 50S ribosomal protein L31, with protein sequence MKADTHPDYHIIDVKMTDGTVVQMKSTWGKEGDQLSLDIDPSVHPAWTGGTSRLMDTGGRVSKFKNKYAGLGF encoded by the coding sequence ATGAAAGCCGACACGCATCCCGACTACCACATCATCGACGTCAAGATGACGGACGGCACCGTGGTGCAAATGAAATCGACCTGGGGCAAGGAAGGCGACCAACTGTCGCTCGACATCGACCCCTCGGTGCACCCGGCCTGGACCGGCGGCACATCCCGCCTGATGGACACCGGCGGCCGCGTGTCGAAGTTCAAGAACAAGTACGCGGGCCTGGGCTTCTAA
- a CDS encoding GNAT family N-acetyltransferase, with protein MSVTFSAPTIETERLILRAPALTDFDALADFYASPRAAFVGGPQSRELSWRSLAQEAGHWVLRGFGRWTLVEKATQAPVGIVGLWHPEGFPERELGWDLFNGATGKGYATEAAKAARTYAYDTLGWTTLTSLIAVNNNGSRRVAERLGATYDSDFTHDRYGPMQLWRHPGPEALT; from the coding sequence ATGAGTGTCACCTTCTCCGCCCCCACGATTGAGACCGAGCGTCTGATCCTGCGCGCCCCCGCGCTCACGGATTTCGACGCACTGGCCGATTTCTACGCCTCCCCCCGCGCGGCATTCGTCGGTGGCCCACAAAGCCGCGAACTCAGCTGGCGCAGCCTCGCTCAGGAAGCGGGCCACTGGGTCCTGCGCGGGTTCGGCCGCTGGACACTCGTCGAAAAAGCCACGCAAGCACCGGTTGGCATCGTCGGCCTCTGGCACCCCGAAGGCTTCCCCGAACGCGAACTCGGCTGGGACCTCTTCAACGGCGCCACAGGTAAAGGCTACGCCACAGAAGCAGCAAAAGCCGCCCGCACCTACGCCTATGACACATTGGGCTGGACCACCCTCACCAGCCTGATCGCCGTAAACAACAACGGCTCGCGCCGCGTGGCCGAACGTCTCGGCGCCACATATGACAGCGACTTCACCCACGACCGCTACGGCCCCATGCAGCTTTGGCGGCACCCCGGACCGGAGGCGCTGACATGA
- a CDS encoding GNAT family N-acetyltransferase yields the protein MTAATTLTTDRLILRQPQASDLPAYTAYCASPRTHFVGGPFDTVKAFDKFAAIAGHWTLRGFGRYIMEQDGAPIGHVGPMQLDATKPAEFTWTLWDGAYEGRGLATEAACRVRDHLLGDLGWPEMIIHVMPDNTGSIAIAQRIGATLTDEPAPEWYDGALVYHLRAEVPA from the coding sequence ATGACCGCCGCCACAACCCTCACCACAGACCGCCTGATCCTGCGCCAACCGCAGGCCAGCGACCTGCCCGCCTACACGGCCTATTGCGCCAGCCCCCGCACCCATTTCGTCGGCGGCCCCTTCGACACGGTCAAAGCCTTTGACAAGTTCGCGGCCATAGCAGGCCACTGGACCCTGCGCGGCTTCGGCCGCTACATCATGGAACAGGACGGCGCGCCCATCGGCCATGTCGGCCCCATGCAACTGGACGCGACAAAACCGGCCGAATTCACGTGGACCCTGTGGGACGGCGCATACGAGGGGCGCGGCCTCGCCACCGAAGCGGCGTGCCGGGTCCGCGATCACCTTCTGGGTGACCTCGGCTGGCCCGAGATGATCATTCACGTCATGCCCGACAACACAGGCTCCATCGCAATCGCACAGCGCATCGGCGCGACGCTCACGGATGAACCCGCTCCGGAATGGTATGACGGCGCGCTGGTCTACCACCTGCGCGCAGAGGTGCCCGCATGA
- the bchJ gene encoding bacteriochlorophyll 4-vinyl reductase, which yields MSEDAQRPGGLIGPNAVLQLLPLLDRIGGPERRDRMLAAAGIFDVPDGSCMIPEGDAARLHRQLRKEEPDLAPCLATVAGYETANYILTHRIPRPAQWVLHTLPPAPAARLLSRAIEKHAWTFVGSGRLQVPDAWTFEIEDNPLIRGEHSEGCLCHWHAAVFARLYQALVSPGCVCEERACGAQNGGGPCRFELRCAVPHVG from the coding sequence ATGTCTGAGGATGCGCAGCGCCCCGGGGGCCTGATCGGGCCGAACGCGGTTCTGCAATTGCTGCCGCTGCTGGACCGGATCGGTGGGCCGGAGCGGCGGGACCGGATGCTGGCGGCGGCGGGTATTTTCGATGTACCGGACGGCAGTTGCATGATCCCCGAAGGCGATGCCGCGCGCCTGCACCGGCAATTGCGCAAGGAAGAACCCGATCTGGCCCCGTGCCTGGCGACCGTCGCGGGGTATGAGACCGCGAACTATATCCTGACCCATCGCATTCCGCGGCCCGCGCAATGGGTGCTGCACACTTTGCCGCCCGCCCCGGCGGCGCGGCTGCTGTCGCGCGCCATTGAAAAGCACGCCTGGACCTTTGTCGGCTCGGGCCGCCTGCAGGTGCCCGATGCGTGGACGTTCGAGATTGAAGACAATCCGTTGATCCGGGGGGAGCACAGCGAGGGGTGTCTGTGCCACTGGCATGCCGCTGTTTTTGCGCGTCTTTACCAGGCGCTGGTGTCGCCCGGTTGTGTCTGTGAGGAGCGGGCTTGCGGGGCCCAAAACGGGGGTGGCCCGTGCCGGTTCGAGCTGCGCTGCGCGGTGCCGCATGTTGGGTGA
- the eda gene encoding bifunctional 4-hydroxy-2-oxoglutarate aldolase/2-dehydro-3-deoxy-phosphogluconate aldolase, which yields MLTAKAAAVRAREICDLAPIVPVLVVDDVAHAAPLAEALVAGGLPALEVTLRTPAALDVIAAMAQVSGGVVGAGTLVTPDDVKAAKEAGAQFGVSPGATEALIAACEAEDLPLLPGAATASEAMGLYERGYDMLKFFPAEASGGAPALKAIGAPLPQISFCPTGGVSMGNADSYLSLPNVVCAGGSWVAPKDLVRAGDWAGIEALAKEAAALAR from the coding sequence ATGCTGACCGCCAAAGCCGCTGCCGTGCGCGCCCGTGAAATCTGTGACCTGGCGCCGATCGTGCCTGTTCTGGTGGTGGACGATGTGGCCCATGCCGCGCCTCTGGCCGAGGCTTTGGTGGCGGGTGGGTTGCCTGCATTGGAGGTGACCTTGCGGACGCCTGCCGCGCTGGATGTGATCGCGGCGATGGCGCAGGTGTCTGGCGGGGTTGTGGGCGCCGGGACGCTGGTGACGCCGGATGATGTGAAGGCGGCCAAGGAGGCGGGGGCGCAGTTTGGTGTTTCGCCGGGGGCGACGGAGGCTTTGATTGCGGCCTGTGAGGCCGAGGACTTGCCGCTGCTGCCGGGGGCTGCCACGGCGTCCGAGGCGATGGGGCTTTATGAGCGGGGCTATGACATGCTCAAGTTTTTCCCGGCCGAGGCGTCGGGTGGGGCGCCCGCCCTCAAGGCCATCGGGGCACCTCTGCCGCAGATCTCTTTCTGCCCCACGGGTGGGGTCAGCATGGGGAATGCGGACAGCTATTTGAGCCTTCCGAATGTGGTCTGTGCGGGGGGATCCTGGGTGGCGCCCAAGGATTTGGTTCGGGCCGGGGATTGGGCCGGGATTGAAGCGCTGGCCAAAGAGGCGGCGGCGCTGGCGCGGTAA
- a CDS encoding GNAT family N-acetyltransferase, with the protein MTFPCETPRTGAASLFAIALQGHLPTLATDRLILRAPRVTDFDTYAQIACTRRGQHLGGPMTREDAWLDFSQMTSTWLLHGHGLWTIGHAGDIAGFVVLGYEPGDQEPELGFMLTEKAEGMGIAREAAHAALTHAFQTLGWSTLVSYIDPANTRSIKLAQRLGGLPDGEITEDGETTLIYRYLREVM; encoded by the coding sequence ATGACCTTCCCCTGCGAAACGCCCCGCACCGGTGCCGCCTCCCTCTTCGCCATCGCACTCCAAGGCCACCTGCCGACGCTGGCAACCGACCGGCTGATCCTGCGCGCCCCGCGCGTCACCGACTTCGACACCTATGCGCAAATCGCCTGCACCCGGCGTGGCCAGCACCTCGGCGGGCCGATGACGCGCGAAGACGCCTGGCTCGACTTTTCCCAGATGACCTCGACATGGCTGCTGCACGGCCACGGTCTCTGGACCATCGGGCACGCAGGCGACATCGCGGGCTTCGTCGTGCTGGGCTATGAGCCGGGCGATCAGGAACCCGAACTGGGCTTCATGCTGACGGAAAAAGCCGAAGGGATGGGCATCGCGCGCGAGGCGGCACATGCCGCCCTCACCCACGCCTTCCAAACCCTCGGCTGGTCCACGCTCGTCTCCTATATCGACCCCGCCAACACCCGCTCGATCAAGCTGGCGCAGCGGCTCGGCGGCCTCCCCGATGGCGAGATCACGGAAGACGGCGAAACAACCCTCATCTACCGCTACCTGCGCGAGGTGATGTGA
- the rplS gene encoding 50S ribosomal protein L19 has translation MDLIAQIEAEQIAALDKDIPDFKAGDTIRVGYKVTEGTRTRVQNYEGVCIARNNGTGIAGSFTVRKISFGEGVERVFPLYSTNIDSITVVRRGRVRRAKLYYLRSRRGKSARIAEVTNYKPKKSEGAEA, from the coding sequence ATGGACCTGATCGCACAGATCGAGGCGGAACAGATTGCCGCCCTCGACAAAGACATCCCCGACTTCAAGGCGGGCGACACCATCCGCGTCGGTTACAAAGTGACCGAAGGCACCCGCACCCGCGTGCAGAACTACGAAGGCGTCTGTATCGCACGCAACAACGGCACGGGCATCGCCGGCTCGTTCACCGTGCGCAAGATTTCCTTTGGCGAAGGCGTCGAACGGGTCTTCCCGCTCTACTCGACCAACATCGACAGCATCACCGTGGTCCGCCGCGGTCGCGTGCGTCGCGCCAAGCTTTACTACCTCCGCTCGCGCCGCGGCAAATCGGCCCGGATCGCGGAAGTCACCAACTACAAACCCAAGAAGTCCGAAGGAGCGGAAGCATGA
- a CDS encoding GNAT family N-acetyltransferase codes for MTGHTAHIPTLETERLVLRAPAQADFPAFAAYCASPRATFSWGQIGADRAWSEFAAAIGSWPLMGFGAWSIEDRASGTYCGEVLLQQPAHFPEPELGWTLMEEAEGKGIAFEAATAARDWFAAHHSDKSLVSYITPGNTRSEALAARLGAAHDPDAPLPDGETPAETAVYRHRSAA; via the coding sequence GTGACCGGGCATACCGCTCATATCCCCACGCTCGAAACCGAGCGTCTGGTGCTGCGCGCACCGGCACAGGCGGACTTCCCGGCCTTCGCCGCCTATTGCGCCTCGCCCCGCGCCACGTTCAGCTGGGGCCAGATCGGCGCCGACCGGGCCTGGTCGGAATTTGCGGCTGCGATCGGCAGCTGGCCCCTCATGGGCTTCGGCGCATGGTCCATCGAGGATCGCGCAAGCGGCACCTATTGCGGCGAGGTCCTGCTGCAACAGCCCGCCCACTTCCCCGAACCCGAACTTGGCTGGACGCTGATGGAAGAGGCCGAAGGCAAAGGCATCGCATTCGAGGCCGCCACCGCCGCGCGCGACTGGTTCGCCGCGCACCACAGCGACAAATCCCTCGTCAGCTACATCACCCCTGGCAACACCCGCTCCGAGGCGCTCGCCGCCCGGCTCGGCGCAGCGCACGACCCGGACGCGCCCCTGCCCGACGGCGAAACGCCCGCAGAAACGGCAGTCTACCGCCACCGGAGCGCCGCATGA
- a CDS encoding GNAT family N-acetyltransferase, giving the protein MITLTGTPTLTTDRLTLRAPQPQDAPTFIDFYKTDRAQYVGGPKNDKQGWEFFCTELGHWVMRGYGMFVVTYKGDDTPLGIVGHWNPKTWPEQEVGWVIFDPALEGKGIAHEAAKTVIDYTWTTLKWDTIVSYIAYPNTRSIALAERLGAVRDDTAATPGKTYVYRHPRPAA; this is encoded by the coding sequence ATGATCACCCTCACCGGCACGCCCACACTCACCACCGACCGGCTCACCCTGCGCGCACCGCAGCCACAGGACGCGCCGACGTTCATCGACTTCTACAAGACCGACCGCGCGCAATACGTGGGCGGCCCAAAAAACGACAAACAAGGCTGGGAATTCTTCTGCACCGAACTTGGCCACTGGGTCATGCGCGGCTACGGCATGTTCGTGGTAACCTACAAAGGCGACGACACCCCGCTCGGCATCGTCGGCCACTGGAACCCGAAAACCTGGCCGGAACAGGAAGTCGGCTGGGTGATCTTCGATCCCGCGCTCGAAGGCAAAGGCATCGCACACGAGGCCGCCAAAACCGTCATCGACTACACGTGGACTACCCTGAAATGGGACACCATCGTCAGCTATATCGCCTATCCCAACACGCGCTCCATCGCGCTGGCCGAACGGCTCGGCGCCGTCCGCGACGACACCGCCGCAACACCCGGCAAGACCTATGTCTACCGCCACCCGAGGCCCGCGGCATGA
- the rimM gene encoding ribosome maturation factor RimM (Essential for efficient processing of 16S rRNA) — MSDDLICVGAISGAYGVHGEVRVKSFCADPEDIETYSPLVSEDGKRSFALALIRPMKNGFVARIAEVATKEQADALKGTQLFARRGQLPHLPDDEYYYTDLVGLDVFDTGGTALGRVKSVQNHGASDLLEIHAPGATTTVLLPFTKAAVPTVDLSARRIVADPPEGLF, encoded by the coding sequence ATGAGTGATGATCTGATCTGCGTCGGTGCGATCTCGGGCGCGTATGGCGTGCACGGCGAGGTGCGCGTGAAATCCTTCTGCGCCGATCCCGAAGACATCGAAACCTACAGCCCGCTTGTCTCCGAAGACGGCAAAAGGTCCTTTGCCCTCGCCCTTATCCGCCCCATGAAAAACGGCTTTGTCGCCCGCATCGCCGAGGTTGCGACCAAAGAACAGGCCGACGCGCTCAAGGGCACGCAGCTTTTTGCCCGCCGCGGCCAACTGCCCCATCTGCCCGATGACGAGTATTACTATACCGATCTGGTCGGGCTCGACGTGTTCGACACCGGTGGCACCGCGCTTGGCCGGGTGAAATCCGTGCAGAACCACGGCGCCAGCGATCTGTTGGAAATCCACGCCCCCGGCGCCACGACCACGGTCCTGTTGCCCTTCACCAAGGCCGCAGTGCCCACTGTCGATCTGTCCGCCCGCCGCATCGTCGCCGACCCGCCCGAAGGGCTGTTCTAG